From Sphaerochaeta sp., a single genomic window includes:
- a CDS encoding DUF362 domain-containing protein: protein MSTLSNVYFTNLRSHAEESRLTKLKKVIMAAGIGKLDVDGKFVAIKMHFGEPGNLTFLRPNYAKVVADVIKEHGGKPFLTDCNTLYVGGRKNALEHMDSANLNGFNPQTTGCQIIIADGLKGSDEASIPVEGGVYVKEAKIGRALADADVIISLAHFKGHEATGFGGTLKNLGMGGGSRAGKMEQHCDGKPDVDQALCIGCGACRRICANDAPQIVNHKCHIDHDKCVGCGRCIAVCPKDAIANHDSSSNDKLNCKISEYAKAVIDGKPAFFINLVIDVSPNCDCHSENDTAIVPDIGFFASYDPVALDRACCDAVNKATPMPNSTLSDQKPMDDNLDTNHPDTNWRVGLEHAEHIGLGTQAYHLVDIS from the coding sequence ATGAGCACACTATCGAATGTCTATTTCACCAACCTCCGCAGCCATGCGGAGGAAAGCCGGCTGACCAAACTGAAGAAGGTGATCATGGCGGCAGGGATCGGGAAGCTGGATGTGGATGGCAAATTCGTCGCCATCAAGATGCATTTTGGGGAGCCGGGGAACCTGACGTTCCTCAGGCCCAACTACGCAAAGGTGGTGGCGGACGTCATCAAGGAACATGGGGGCAAACCGTTCCTCACCGACTGCAACACGCTGTACGTCGGCGGCAGGAAGAACGCCCTGGAGCATATGGACAGCGCCAATCTCAACGGGTTCAACCCGCAGACCACCGGCTGCCAGATCATCATCGCCGACGGCCTGAAAGGAAGCGACGAGGCTTCCATCCCGGTGGAAGGCGGTGTGTACGTCAAGGAAGCGAAGATCGGCCGGGCGCTTGCCGACGCCGATGTGATCATCTCCCTTGCCCATTTCAAGGGCCATGAGGCAACCGGCTTCGGCGGTACGCTGAAGAACCTCGGTATGGGCGGTGGTTCCCGGGCGGGAAAGATGGAGCAGCATTGTGACGGGAAACCGGATGTTGACCAGGCGCTGTGCATCGGCTGTGGGGCCTGCCGGCGGATCTGCGCCAACGACGCGCCGCAGATCGTCAACCACAAGTGCCACATCGACCACGACAAGTGCGTGGGGTGCGGACGGTGCATCGCCGTCTGCCCGAAGGACGCCATCGCCAACCATGACAGCAGCTCCAACGACAAGCTGAACTGCAAGATCAGCGAGTACGCCAAAGCGGTCATTGACGGCAAGCCTGCGTTCTTCATCAATCTGGTCATCGACGTCTCCCCGAACTGTGACTGCCACAGCGAGAATGACACGGCCATCGTCCCAGACATCGGTTTCTTCGCCTCGTACGATCCGGTGGCGCTGGATCGTGCCTGCTGTGACGCCGTCAACAAGGCGACCCCGATGCCGAACAGCACCCTCTCCGACCAGAAGCCGATGGACGACAACCTGGATACCAACCACCCGGACACCAACTGGCGGGTCGGTCTGGAGCACGCAGAGCACATCGGACTGGGCACTCAGGCGTACCACTTGGTCGACATCAGCTGA
- a CDS encoding glucosamine-6-phosphate deaminase → MRVIIQDTYDTLSLWAARYIAKTIRDFEPTEQKPFVLGLPTGSSPLGTYAELIRLNQKGYVSFQNVVTFNMDEYVGLPDDHPQSYHTFMRENFFSHVDIKKENIHILNGMAKDLAKECADYEAKIASYGGIRLFLGGIGADGHIAFNEPFSSLSSRTRVKSLTFDTKVMNSRFFGNDFNKVPSQALTVGVKTVTDSQEVMILVNGHNKARALQATVEGAVSQVWTCSALQLHPKAIIVCDEAACGELKLDTYKYFKDIESANLDVDKLLK, encoded by the coding sequence ATGCGGGTCATCATTCAGGATACATATGATACATTGAGTCTGTGGGCTGCGCGGTACATCGCGAAGACCATCAGGGATTTCGAACCAACGGAACAGAAACCGTTCGTATTGGGGCTTCCCACCGGCTCATCCCCGCTTGGCACCTACGCTGAGTTGATCAGATTGAACCAGAAAGGATATGTGTCGTTCCAGAACGTCGTCACGTTCAACATGGACGAGTACGTCGGGCTTCCGGATGATCATCCGCAGAGCTACCACACGTTCATGCGGGAGAACTTCTTCTCCCATGTCGACATCAAAAAGGAAAACATCCACATTCTCAACGGGATGGCCAAGGACCTTGCCAAGGAATGCGCCGACTATGAGGCGAAGATCGCCTCCTACGGCGGCATCCGCCTTTTCCTGGGTGGCATCGGCGCCGATGGGCACATCGCGTTCAACGAGCCGTTCAGTTCCCTTTCTTCCCGGACCCGGGTGAAGAGCCTGACGTTCGACACCAAGGTGATGAACAGCAGGTTCTTCGGCAACGACTTCAACAAAGTGCCGTCCCAGGCATTGACGGTAGGCGTCAAGACGGTGACGGACAGCCAGGAAGTGATGATCCTGGTCAACGGCCACAACAAGGCGCGTGCCCTGCAGGCTACGGTGGAAGGAGCAGTCAGCCAGGTTTGGACCTGCAGCGCCCTGCAACTCCACCCCAAGGCGATCATCGTCTGTGATGAGGCGGCCTGCGGAGAACTGAAGCTGGACACCTACAAGTACTTCAAGGACATCGAAAGCGCCAATCTTGATGTCGACAAGCTGTTGAAATAA
- the mnmA gene encoding tRNA 2-thiouridine(34) synthase MnmA — MKVLVGMSGGIDSSVAAYLLKQAGYDVTGVTMLIWGGRKDLPVPKHSNSCYGPEKEEDIAAIKEIAGKIGIPHVTVDLSQLYENVVLKNFHDEYLSGHTPNPCVWCNAKIKFGAMVEYARAKGLAFDKFATGHYARIVPVGSRLAIARAVDQKKDQSYFLYRLNQDQLSSIVYPLGGMLKKDVRAIDVREGFHSVDQDESQDFYAGDYTDLLDVKDEKGDIVLRDGTVVGHHEGIWHYTIGQRKGLGVAAPRPLYVLDLKPEANQVVVGYEEDTTSTVVDASNVAWSGVDHIDGKIEVQAKIRSTGFPIQATAWENPDGSLTATFIAPVKAVTKGQSLVLYQDDHILCGGIITGSR, encoded by the coding sequence GTGAAGGTGTTGGTGGGAATGAGCGGTGGCATTGACAGCAGCGTGGCCGCATACTTGCTGAAGCAGGCCGGTTACGACGTGACCGGGGTTACCATGTTGATCTGGGGAGGCCGGAAGGACCTGCCCGTACCCAAACATTCCAACAGTTGTTACGGTCCGGAGAAGGAAGAGGACATTGCCGCCATCAAGGAGATCGCCGGGAAGATCGGCATCCCCCACGTGACGGTCGACCTGTCCCAGCTGTACGAGAACGTCGTGCTGAAGAATTTCCATGACGAATACCTTTCCGGCCATACGCCCAATCCGTGTGTCTGGTGCAACGCGAAGATCAAATTCGGCGCGATGGTGGAGTATGCCCGGGCCAAGGGCCTGGCGTTTGACAAGTTTGCCACCGGCCACTATGCCCGGATCGTTCCGGTGGGAAGCCGGCTTGCCATCGCCCGGGCGGTGGATCAGAAGAAGGACCAGTCATACTTCCTGTACCGTCTGAACCAGGACCAGCTTTCCTCTATTGTGTACCCGCTTGGAGGCATGCTGAAGAAAGACGTCCGCGCCATTGATGTGAGGGAAGGATTCCACTCCGTCGACCAGGACGAAAGCCAGGATTTCTACGCCGGCGATTACACCGATCTTTTGGACGTGAAGGATGAAAAAGGCGACATCGTGCTCCGTGACGGAACGGTGGTCGGACACCATGAAGGCATCTGGCACTACACCATCGGTCAACGCAAAGGATTGGGGGTCGCCGCACCCCGCCCGCTGTACGTCCTGGACCTCAAGCCGGAGGCCAACCAGGTGGTGGTGGGGTACGAAGAGGATACGACCAGTACGGTCGTCGACGCGTCCAACGTGGCGTGGAGCGGCGTCGACCACATCGACGGGAAGATCGAGGTGCAAGCGAAGATCCGCTCCACCGGGTTCCCCATCCAGGCGACCGCCTGGGAGAACCCTGACGGATCATTGACGGCAACGTTCATCGCTCCGGTGAAGGCGGTGACCAAAGGCCAATCGCTGGTGCTGTACCAGGATGACCACATCCTGTGCGGAGGCATCATCACCGGTTCGCGTTGA
- a CDS encoding malate dehydrogenase yields MNNLRERALEYHERGGVPGKVTVVPSKPCQTADDLSLAYTPGVAQPVLEIEKNKDDAYRYTDKGNLVAVISNGTAILGLGDRGALASKPVMEGKGVLFKRFADIDVFDIEVDQKDVDKFCEAVKAISVTFGGINLEDIKSPECFAIERRLIEECDIPVFHDDQHGTAIIATAGLINACEVIGKNLQDIKIVINGAGAAGISCAKMFIAAGVRNEHVTLVDSHGVIYQGRDHMTPEKQLFAHPSSLRTLSEALKGSDFLMGLSVADCVSPEMVASMAKDPVIFAMANPNPEIPYDTAMAVRSDLIMATGRSDYPNQINNVLGFPFIFRGALDVRATRISEGMKMAAAKALAALAKEPVPEIVSKAYGGKHFTFGREYIVPKPFDPRVIEYEAVAVAKAACEEGLAKRPITDWDAYRESLKRRMAHYWES; encoded by the coding sequence ATGAACAATTTGCGTGAGCGTGCGTTGGAATATCACGAGCGGGGCGGGGTGCCAGGAAAGGTGACCGTCGTCCCCTCGAAACCCTGCCAGACGGCGGATGACCTGAGTCTTGCCTACACCCCTGGTGTCGCCCAGCCGGTGCTGGAGATTGAGAAGAACAAGGATGATGCCTATCGGTACACCGACAAGGGAAACCTGGTGGCGGTCATTTCCAACGGAACGGCGATCCTGGGCTTGGGAGACCGCGGCGCGCTTGCCAGCAAACCGGTGATGGAAGGCAAAGGCGTCCTGTTCAAACGATTCGCCGACATCGATGTGTTTGACATCGAGGTGGACCAGAAGGACGTGGACAAGTTCTGCGAGGCGGTCAAGGCGATCAGCGTGACCTTTGGTGGCATCAATCTGGAGGACATCAAGAGTCCGGAATGCTTCGCCATCGAGCGCCGTTTGATCGAAGAATGTGACATTCCGGTGTTCCACGACGACCAGCATGGCACGGCGATCATCGCCACCGCCGGCCTGATCAACGCCTGCGAGGTCATCGGCAAAAACCTGCAGGACATCAAGATCGTCATCAACGGAGCCGGGGCTGCCGGCATCAGTTGCGCCAAGATGTTCATCGCTGCCGGCGTACGGAATGAACACGTCACGCTGGTCGACTCCCACGGAGTCATTTACCAGGGCAGGGATCATATGACGCCGGAGAAGCAACTCTTCGCCCATCCCAGCAGCCTCCGCACCCTTTCTGAAGCGCTGAAAGGCTCGGATTTTCTGATGGGGCTTTCCGTCGCAGACTGTGTCTCCCCTGAGATGGTCGCTTCCATGGCAAAGGATCCAGTGATCTTCGCCATGGCCAACCCCAACCCGGAGATCCCGTACGACACGGCGATGGCGGTGCGCAGTGATTTGATCATGGCGACCGGCCGGAGCGACTATCCCAACCAGATCAACAACGTGCTGGGGTTCCCGTTCATCTTCCGCGGCGCGCTGGACGTACGTGCCACACGGATCAGCGAAGGGATGAAGATGGCGGCGGCCAAGGCACTGGCTGCGCTTGCCAAAGAACCGGTGCCGGAGATCGTCAGCAAGGCGTACGGCGGCAAACACTTCACGTTCGGCAGGGAGTACATCGTTCCCAAACCGTTCGATCCCCGTGTCATCGAGTATGAGGCGGTCGCTGTGGCCAAGGCAGCCTGTGAGGAAGGGTTGGCAAAAAGGCCGATCACCGATTGGGATGCCTACCGGGAAAGCCTGAAACGGCGGATGGCGCACTATTGGGAATCGTAA
- a CDS encoding TetR/AcrR family transcriptional regulator — protein sequence MEDRRIKKTKQSLKDAMIRLLDTTPFERINVTALCKEADVSRITFYTYYRDKYEFVDAIFNQFLATVKEEMAVLQRKTNPTNDPVQAFCNLMDVLLETYFRTEYGFFKHLNSRDNPYLFFSFYWFMLKQIETFAEETCHSMHPKYPLERVNSFLSYGLWGFIHTSHEQGVPLETTREEVKGILKAVLASELFNAR from the coding sequence ATGGAAGATCGAAGGATCAAGAAAACAAAACAAAGCCTGAAGGACGCGATGATCCGCCTGTTGGACACCACGCCATTCGAACGGATCAATGTGACGGCGCTCTGCAAGGAAGCGGATGTCAGCCGCATCACCTTCTACACCTACTACCGTGACAAATACGAGTTCGTCGACGCCATCTTCAACCAGTTCCTCGCCACGGTGAAGGAGGAGATGGCCGTCCTGCAGCGCAAGACCAACCCCACCAATGATCCGGTACAGGCGTTCTGCAATTTGATGGACGTGTTGTTGGAAACCTATTTCCGTACGGAATACGGATTCTTCAAACACCTGAACTCACGGGACAATCCCTACCTGTTCTTCTCGTTCTACTGGTTCATGCTGAAGCAGATCGAAACGTTCGCCGAGGAAACCTGCCACAGCATGCATCCCAAGTATCCGCTGGAGCGGGTCAACTCGTTCTTGAGTTATGGCCTGTGGGGCTTCATCCATACCAGCCATGAGCAGGGGGTTCCCTTGGAAACAACCCGTGAGGAAGTCAAAGGAATCCTCAAGGCGGTATTGGCCTCCGAACTGTTCAACGCCCGCTGA
- a CDS encoding B12-binding domain-containing radical SAM protein → MSVYEELNGDVPYDRLIPITDVFCFSIMTSNAPRAYELCDRIRKGNPKARLIIGGIHATAMPEEAALHADQVMVGEGETAILDVIEGRRTEKIVHCQPLEDLDQAPFPDYSILKTPCKAANIITSRGCPFRCTFCSTSRMFAPYRKRSVANVLQEIRQDKEQGFRYMNFEDDNFTADKERAKEILRGIIAGHLQFDETFFFGRTDLAKDEELLDLLKEAHLTRVLMGIESLNQKALDRIHKGQSVQDIKDAAEACRKHGIRVIASIVLGIDDDSLSDIDKAVSFASRIDAYQLQPAILTPYPGTPVYQEMKDSGRIHVSDWTRYDMMSVTFQPKQMTAWQLQEAFYHASDRFYTFRSALRIGRLFGHRYGRQRLRMWSTMRLGTFAARVLSRTVTKSPFYQLRHADWANLTYQKSGS, encoded by the coding sequence GTGAGCGTGTACGAAGAGCTCAATGGGGATGTGCCGTACGACCGTTTGATCCCTATTACCGATGTGTTTTGCTTTTCCATCATGACAAGCAACGCGCCGCGCGCCTATGAGCTGTGCGACCGCATCAGGAAGGGGAATCCCAAGGCGCGACTGATCATCGGCGGCATCCATGCCACCGCCATGCCCGAGGAAGCGGCCCTCCATGCCGACCAGGTGATGGTCGGCGAGGGGGAGACGGCCATCCTGGACGTCATCGAAGGGAGACGGACGGAGAAGATCGTCCATTGCCAGCCGCTTGAGGATCTTGACCAGGCGCCGTTTCCCGACTACTCCATCCTGAAGACCCCTTGCAAGGCGGCCAACATCATCACCAGCCGTGGCTGTCCGTTCCGCTGTACGTTCTGTTCCACCAGCAGGATGTTCGCCCCGTACCGCAAACGGAGCGTCGCCAACGTCCTGCAAGAGATACGGCAAGACAAGGAACAGGGGTTCCGGTACATGAACTTCGAGGACGACAACTTCACGGCGGACAAGGAACGGGCAAAAGAGATTCTCCGGGGCATCATCGCAGGCCACCTGCAGTTCGACGAGACCTTCTTCTTCGGCCGCACCGATCTGGCAAAGGATGAGGAACTGCTCGACCTTCTGAAGGAAGCACATCTGACCCGGGTGTTGATGGGCATCGAGTCGCTCAACCAGAAGGCGCTGGACCGGATCCACAAAGGACAGAGCGTCCAGGACATCAAGGACGCCGCCGAGGCGTGCAGGAAGCACGGCATCCGGGTCATCGCCTCGATCGTCCTGGGCATCGACGACGACAGCCTGTCGGACATCGACAAGGCGGTTTCGTTCGCCTCCCGCATCGACGCCTATCAGCTCCAACCTGCCATTCTCACCCCGTATCCCGGCACCCCGGTGTACCAGGAAATGAAGGATTCAGGACGGATTCACGTCAGCGACTGGACACGGTACGACATGATGAGCGTGACGTTCCAGCCCAAACAGATGACGGCGTGGCAGCTGCAGGAAGCGTTCTACCACGCTTCCGACCGTTTCTACACATTCCGTTCGGCGCTTCGCATCGGAAGATTGTTCGGCCACCGCTATGGCCGGCAGAGACTGAGGATGTGGAGCACCATGCGCCTGGGGACATTCGCGGCCCGGGTGCTCTCCCGCACCGTTACCAAGAGTCCGTTCTACCAGCTCCGGCACGCCGACTGGGCAAATCTCACCTACCAGAAGTCAGGCTCTTGA
- a CDS encoding rhodanese-like domain-containing protein — MFFHSTHIRPEEAKKLIDSGEAVLLDVRTRPEFQEAHIPGAKLLTLGDMPNNFSAIPDKAKTYIVYCHSGSRSMMAKRIMQKAGYTNVQDLGSIMSWPYGYAK, encoded by the coding sequence ATGTTTTTTCATTCCACACATATTCGGCCGGAAGAGGCCAAGAAACTGATCGACAGCGGGGAAGCCGTGTTGTTGGACGTCCGGACCCGCCCGGAATTCCAGGAAGCCCATATCCCGGGAGCGAAACTGCTCACCCTGGGAGACATGCCGAACAACTTCTCCGCCATTCCTGACAAGGCGAAGACGTACATCGTCTACTGTCATTCAGGAAGCCGCAGCATGATGGCCAAGAGGATCATGCAAAAGGCGGGATACACCAATGTCCAGGACCTGGGAAGCATCATGTCCTGGCCGTACGGCTATGCAAAGTGA
- a CDS encoding Rrf2 family transcriptional regulator: MAVHALVCLAHTNEAWSSSKLAENIRTSSSRVRKVMASLTGAGLVTSREGVDGGYLLAKDSRSITLREVAELLGVQCVSLSWESGGTDPNCVISRGMGPKMRSIAQELDAKCKQFLQTVTIQSIDEELESSGERDAKQPVDHQ; encoded by the coding sequence GTGGCCGTCCACGCACTGGTCTGTCTGGCCCATACCAATGAGGCGTGGTCCAGCAGCAAGCTTGCCGAAAACATCCGTACCAGTTCCAGCCGGGTGCGCAAGGTGATGGCATCCCTGACGGGTGCCGGCCTGGTCACCTCCCGGGAAGGGGTTGACGGTGGCTATCTGTTGGCGAAAGATTCCAGGTCCATCACGTTGCGGGAGGTTGCCGAGCTTCTCGGCGTCCAGTGTGTCTCCCTTTCCTGGGAGAGTGGAGGGACGGATCCCAACTGCGTCATTTCCCGTGGCATGGGACCGAAGATGCGTTCCATCGCCCAGGAGTTGGACGCGAAGTGCAAACAGTTCCTCCAGACGGTGACCATCCAAAGCATCGACGAGGAGCTGGAATCATCAGGAGAGCGGGACGCCAAACAGCCCGTGGACCACCAGTGA
- a CDS encoding chromate transporter has translation MLFQLFLSFVQVGLFSVGGGYAAIPLIKSSIIDTHGWITLSEFTDLITIAEMTPGPIAVNAATFVGIKVADIPGAFVATFGCILPSCFIVSLLAYAYRKYHSLPLIQDMLSGLRPVVVALIASATISIVQMVVVNGKAADLTGIVLMVAAFCLIHFRKLNPIIAMVGCGAASLVVHGLFGVPLS, from the coding sequence ATGCTGTTCCAACTGTTTCTCAGCTTCGTGCAGGTGGGGCTGTTCAGCGTCGGGGGCGGATACGCCGCCATTCCGTTGATCAAAAGTTCCATCATCGACACGCACGGGTGGATCACCCTCTCAGAGTTCACCGATCTGATCACCATCGCAGAGATGACTCCCGGACCGATCGCCGTCAATGCGGCGACGTTCGTCGGCATCAAGGTTGCAGACATTCCCGGGGCGTTCGTCGCCACGTTCGGCTGCATCCTTCCGTCCTGCTTCATTGTTTCTCTTTTGGCCTACGCCTACCGGAAGTATCATTCGCTCCCGTTGATCCAGGACATGCTCTCCGGCCTCAGACCGGTGGTCGTAGCCTTGATCGCCTCGGCGACGATTTCCATCGTCCAGATGGTGGTGGTCAACGGCAAAGCCGCCGACCTGACCGGCATCGTGCTGATGGTCGCCGCATTCTGCCTGATCCATTTCCGCAAGCTCAATCCAATCATCGCCATGGTCGGATGCGGCGCAGCATCACTGGTGGTCCACGGGCTGTTTGGCGTCCCGCTCTCCTGA
- a CDS encoding chromate transporter: METKERKPSLVTLFFSILYISAFTFGGGFVIVTFMKKKFVDQLHWIDEEEMLDYIALAQSSPGAIAVNASILVGWKIGGLAGMLIAVLAAIIPPMAIITAISFAYQAFASNRIVAMALRGMQAGVGAVMLDVVFTLGGNVLKQKSWILIVLMIASFLAAYLYDVNASILILTVLALVLAGNLAKRIQKGRKS; encoded by the coding sequence ATGGAAACGAAGGAACGAAAGCCCAGCCTTGTCACGCTGTTCTTCTCCATCTTGTACATCAGCGCCTTCACCTTTGGTGGGGGATTCGTCATCGTCACTTTCATGAAGAAGAAGTTCGTCGACCAGCTCCACTGGATTGATGAAGAGGAGATGCTGGACTACATCGCCCTGGCCCAGTCATCACCGGGAGCCATTGCGGTGAACGCGTCCATTTTGGTCGGCTGGAAGATAGGCGGGCTGGCAGGCATGCTGATCGCCGTCCTGGCCGCCATCATTCCCCCGATGGCCATCATCACGGCCATTTCGTTCGCCTATCAGGCGTTCGCCTCCAACAGGATCGTCGCCATGGCGCTTCGGGGCATGCAGGCCGGAGTAGGGGCGGTGATGCTGGATGTGGTCTTCACTCTGGGAGGAAACGTCCTCAAGCAGAAATCCTGGATTTTGATCGTCCTGATGATCGCCTCGTTCCTCGCAGCGTACCTCTATGACGTCAACGCATCGATCCTTATTTTGACGGTGCTTGCCCTGGTGTTGGCAGGGAACCTGGCAAAACGGATCCAGAAGGGGAGGAAAAGCTGA
- a CDS encoding LysR family transcriptional regulator, which translates to MTIRHLRIFVTVYQKGNITQAAQELSMTQPAVSRSIKELESGYGVRLFDRIGHRIQPTELANRLYDQALHIVDAFDRMEHGVKDWDEEGLLRIGSSVTLGGFLLPELVSRFRLQYPSLVVKVRIANAETIKEGIFRNELDIGMVEGLADEPWLHAEPFSHDRLVPVLPPHDPLLENDMLHLEDFKDKPMLLREPGSAGRTFLDQVFAIHGMKIDPLWESTSTQALLQAVAHGIGVSFLPFQLAENAIEEGSVATRPLEGVSLERTHSLIWHKDKYLSASARQFIALCHTVTTR; encoded by the coding sequence ATGACGATCCGGCACCTGAGAATCTTCGTCACCGTCTACCAGAAGGGGAACATCACCCAGGCGGCACAGGAGCTGTCCATGACGCAGCCTGCCGTCAGCAGGAGCATCAAGGAACTGGAAAGTGGCTATGGGGTGCGCCTGTTTGACCGGATCGGCCACCGGATCCAGCCGACGGAACTGGCCAACCGGTTGTATGACCAGGCGCTGCACATCGTCGACGCGTTTGACCGGATGGAACATGGCGTGAAGGATTGGGATGAGGAAGGATTGCTCCGGATCGGATCAAGCGTCACACTGGGTGGTTTCCTGCTCCCTGAACTGGTCTCACGTTTCCGGCTTCAGTACCCGTCACTGGTGGTGAAGGTGCGCATCGCCAATGCGGAGACCATCAAGGAAGGGATCTTCCGCAACGAACTGGACATCGGCATGGTGGAAGGCTTGGCCGACGAACCGTGGTTGCATGCCGAACCGTTTTCCCATGACCGTCTGGTTCCCGTCCTGCCCCCGCATGATCCTCTTTTGGAGAACGACATGCTGCACCTTGAGGATTTCAAGGACAAGCCGATGTTGCTTCGGGAACCGGGCAGCGCGGGACGGACGTTTCTCGACCAGGTGTTCGCCATCCATGGCATGAAGATCGATCCACTTTGGGAGAGCACCAGCACCCAGGCGTTGCTCCAGGCGGTCGCCCATGGCATCGGTGTTTCATTTTTGCCATTCCAGCTGGCAGAGAACGCAATTGAGGAAGGGAGTGTGGCGACACGCCCCTTGGAGGGTGTATCGCTTGAGCGTACCCATTCGTTGATCTGGCACAAGGACAAGTACCTGAGCGCCTCGGCGCGTCAGTTCATCGCCCTCTGCCACACCGTCACGACTCGTTGA
- a CDS encoding amino acid ABC transporter permease — translation MTISQMNFFQRMGYIFQKYSLSLAKGAATTMVIALVCTALGCVIGFAVGIVQTLEPKKKTGPVARALLKFFKVILTIYVEVFRGTPMMLQAAFIYYGASQLFGINMGMWSAAILIVSVNTGAYMAETVRGGILSVDPGQTEGARSIGMNHFQTMMYVILPQALRNIMPQIGNNLIINIKDTCVLSIIGTVELFFTFKSISGALYTYFEAATVTMIIYFVLTFSCSRILRKVEKKMDGPENFDLATNDTLAFTSGLQHYDAQTRRVL, via the coding sequence ATGACCATTTCCCAAATGAATTTCTTCCAGCGGATGGGGTATATTTTCCAAAAATATTCCCTGTCCCTGGCCAAAGGGGCGGCGACCACCATGGTGATAGCTTTGGTGTGCACCGCCCTTGGGTGTGTCATCGGCTTCGCCGTCGGAATCGTCCAGACACTGGAACCGAAGAAAAAGACTGGACCGGTGGCTCGGGCGTTGTTGAAGTTCTTCAAGGTGATCCTGACCATCTACGTCGAGGTGTTCCGTGGAACCCCGATGATGCTCCAGGCAGCTTTCATCTACTACGGTGCAAGCCAGCTGTTCGGCATCAACATGGGAATGTGGTCTGCCGCAATCCTGATCGTCTCGGTGAACACCGGGGCGTACATGGCCGAGACGGTACGGGGAGGCATCCTCTCCGTCGATCCTGGCCAGACGGAAGGGGCCCGTTCCATCGGGATGAACCACTTCCAGACGATGATGTACGTAATCCTTCCCCAGGCGTTGAGGAACATCATGCCGCAGATCGGCAACAACTTGATCATCAACATCAAGGATACCTGTGTGCTTTCCATCATCGGTACGGTGGAGCTGTTCTTCACGTTCAAGAGCATCTCCGGAGCGCTGTACACCTACTTCGAGGCGGCGACCGTCACGATGATCATCTACTTCGTGCTGACCTTCTCCTGTTCGCGGATCCTCCGCAAGGTGGAGAAGAAGATGGACGGGCCGGAGAACTTCGACCTTGCAACCAATGACACGCTGGCGTTCACCAGCGGCCTGCAGCACTACGATGCCCAAACGAGGAGGGTGCTCTGA
- a CDS encoding transporter substrate-binding domain-containing protein, producing the protein MKKTILVVLMVCIACFGVFAQGTKESAATAAPEKKTLRVAMECAYAPYNWTQTDDSNGAVPIADSTDYAYGYDVMMAKLIAEKLGYNLSIVKLDWDSLVPAVQSGTVDCVIAGQSITSDRLQMVDFTTPYYYASIVTLTNKDSKYANAKGLKDLAGATATSQLGTIWYDNCLPQIPNAKILPAQESAPAMLVALNSKRVDIVCTDMPTAQAALVAYPNMKILDFAGTDDDYQVSQEEINIGVSVSKKNPELTKAINGVLATLTVDDFNRMMNEAIAVQPLSN; encoded by the coding sequence ATGAAAAAAACAATTCTTGTCGTTTTGATGGTTTGTATCGCCTGCTTTGGCGTGTTCGCCCAAGGCACCAAGGAAAGCGCAGCCACTGCCGCACCGGAGAAGAAAACGCTCCGTGTCGCCATGGAATGCGCCTATGCACCGTACAACTGGACGCAGACGGATGACTCCAACGGAGCCGTTCCCATCGCGGATTCCACTGATTACGCCTATGGGTATGATGTCATGATGGCCAAGTTGATCGCCGAGAAGCTCGGCTACAACCTCTCCATCGTCAAGCTTGACTGGGATTCCCTGGTCCCCGCCGTCCAGTCCGGTACCGTCGACTGCGTCATCGCCGGCCAGTCCATCACCAGCGACCGGTTGCAGATGGTTGATTTCACCACGCCGTACTACTACGCCTCCATCGTCACGCTGACCAACAAGGACAGCAAGTACGCCAACGCCAAAGGCCTGAAGGACCTCGCCGGAGCGACAGCGACCAGCCAGCTGGGAACCATCTGGTATGACAACTGCCTGCCGCAGATTCCCAACGCCAAGATCCTGCCTGCCCAGGAGTCCGCTCCCGCCATGTTGGTCGCCTTGAACAGCAAACGGGTGGACATCGTCTGCACTGATATGCCGACCGCCCAGGCCGCGTTGGTCGCCTATCCCAACATGAAGATCCTGGATTTCGCCGGAACTGATGACGACTACCAGGTCAGCCAGGAAGAGATCAACATCGGAGTCTCCGTTTCCAAGAAGAATCCTGAGTTGACCAAAGCGATCAACGGCGTGCTCGCCACGCTGACGGTGGATGACTTCAATCGCATGATGAACGAAGCGATCGCCGTCCAGCCGCTTTCCAACTAA